A stretch of DNA from Methanolinea mesophila:
CACGACTACAACGCAGGGATAAAGGGAAGTGGTGTGGAGGGAAAAGTCGCCTGCGCAATGGAGGAGGTGCTCCGTCTGCACGACTATAACACGAGTGAGTTCTATTCCGATACCTGTGACGATGCCTATGCCGATGCACTTGAGGCCGTGCTCGAGAAGAACGGGGTTACGGTGCTCCGGAACGAGTGGGTGACGGTCCCGGCAGGCGGAGGAAACGTCACCCTTGTAGGGGTCGACGATATCTGGGCCGGAAATGCGGCAGTGCCCGGTGACGTGCCGGGTGATTTTACGATCTACATGGTTCACGAGCCGGTGGAGACGCGGTACCCGGATGCGGACCTCATCCTCTCCGGTCATACACACGGCGGGCAGTTCGATATCCTCCCCTTGCAGCTGCTGAACTCGGTGGGGCTCATCAGGACAGGCGGGCTCTACTGGAATGGGGATATCCCGGTATTCATCACCAGGGGGCTCGGGACCTCCAATTTCGAGCATGAGTACCGTCTGGGAGCGACACCGGAGATCGTGGTGATCGACCCGGGCACCGGCGTGTCCGGTCCTGCCGGGATCCCCGCTACGGCCCGCGATTTCCTGACCGGGCTCGTATCCATCCGGGCCCTGTGAAGGGACCGGCACCGTGGCGGGCCGGTTGTATAACGTTAATTGTTCGCGAATTTCAGGGAAAATCCCTGGAAAACGAATGCTGGAAATCGTGGGCCGGGAGTGCCACCCATGAACACCGGCCTACTATAAACCGGAGATTATCCTCTGGAGGAAGAATCTCCAGTAGATTAGACGGATTTTCCCGTAAAAACCAGCATAACACTTAAATAATCCATCGGACGAATCTTATCGTAATTATGACTGAAACTTCAATGGCGCCCGCCGGAATGATGGAGGCGGCGCATTTCTTCCCCTGGTGGGCAGTCCTCATCCAGGGCCTGGTGGCATTTATCATCGGGATCCTTTTCCTGTATTACCCGTACTCGACCCTGTTCGTCCTGGTGGTCTTCCTGGGGGCGTACTGGTTCGTCAATGGAATCTTCTCCCTAATAAGCCTGGGAATGGACAAAACCCACATGGGCTGGAAGATCGTTATCGGGCTCATGGGTATCATAGCCGGGATCCTTATCCTGGCCTACCCGTACTACAGCACCATCATCGTGCCGACGATCTTCGTGATAATGATAGGAGTCTGGGGGATCATCATGGGGTTCCTGGGACTCGGAGCAGCGTTCAAGGGTGCAGGATGGGGCGTCGGGCTGCTCGGGATCCTGGGGATTATCTTCGGGTTCGTCATCCTGATCAACCCGCTGATCACCGCATTATTCCTCCCCTACATCCTCGGAGTGTTCGGGATCGTCGGTGGTCTCTCGGCGATCGTCTATTCTTTCAAGTTGAAGGGAGAACAGGCCGCCCCGGCGGCATGAGCCCCCCCGATTTTCTCTTTCATCCTCGTTGTTCTTCCCGGAAAAACTTCAATATCAGGCAGATTCTATTACCCGTACCATATACCTGCAGGTGAGGTTCCCCAATGCGTGTTATCCCGTCGATTCATCGGATGGAGGAAGGAAAGGAGATAATTGAACTCAGGTTCAAGGCCCTGGAGCAGTTGTTCGATCAAACCGACCCGTCTGTACTCTCACAGCGTGAACTGACTACCGAAACCGAGGAATGTATAATAAGCAATATGGATGTGGTTCACATGAGAAAACCTGTCCGGCTGGACCTTATTTTCCCTCCAGGATCCTCAACGCCTCCCGCCCCGGAGATAATTGCTGCGGTAAGGCACCATTTCGGGTATCTCCTCGAGGAGCACAAGAGGGAAGCGGTTATTTTCATCCGGCACAGGAGGGTAAGCGTGGTATTTGCCGGGGTCAATGTGATCTTCGGCATCATCTATGCCTCAATCCTCTATTTAAATCCGGAACTAGCCTACAACCTGGCCTGGCTCCTGCTCGGCGGCCTGATCATCATTCTCAACTGGACAACCATCTGGGATACCTATGAATTTTTCGTGTATGACGGGCGGTTAATGCACCGGAGAAAGAAAGTCATGCAGAAGGTCCTCGGTTCGGAAATTCGGGTGGTTATGGATGACGAGCCGGGTTCCGGCTCCTGAACCTTTTTCTTTCTCCCGGTTCACCGCCGGCATCGGATACCAGCGGGAACTGCCCCGGACCACCCGGAAAAAGTTAATCTCAACCTTCCCTGCCTCCTGATCGCGTATTCCGGAATATCCGGGGATCACTCCGTTTTGTTTTTCCTCGGGCGCATCATCGCGATGGTTGCGACAATGGAGACGATGATTATTGCAACTACGATAATTACCAGGAACGGGAGAATAGCCTGGAAAAAGGGAAGTTTTCCCAGGAAAAAACCGATCAGGACAAGCGGAACGGTCCACAGGAGGGCCCCGAGAAGGTTATAGACCGCAAACTTGTGCTGGTCCATCCTCCAGATCCCTGCAATGAAAGGCGCGAACTTGCGGACCATGGGGATGTAGTGGGAGATGATGATCGTCTCCGACCCGTAGCGCTCGAAGAAGACGGTCGTCTTCTCGACATGCTCCTTATCAAAGAGGCCCGGATACCTCTCCTGCAGAAATTTCAGCCCGAAATAATTTCCCGACCAGTAACTCACCACGTACCCGGAATATGCCGCCAGGACACCGACCATTATCAGCAGGAAGGGGTTCAGGCTGCCGTCCGACGCCGCTATGCCCCCGACAAACAGGATAGGATTGCCGGTAAGAGGGAGGAAGACCACCCCGCATTCGATAAAAATGACGACAAAGATCAGGAGGTAGATCCAGATCCCGTACTCGTGGATGTATGCCGGGAACGTGCTGTCGAAGTTGAGGATCAGGTTGAGTGGATCTGCCGGCATAGTGTAGCTTCGTGTTGTTTTCTCTATTGCAGGGGTCTGGAGGCCCGGTCAGGTCGAAAATTATCGTGTTCTTTGCATGGAAAGGGAATATTCGGCACTAAAAAAATAATAATAACCCGATCAGGGTTTATGCCGGTCCCTGATGGTGTGCAGCCGGAGCATCCCGTTGCACGAGTTGCAGAGGTAATACTCCTCCGTCCAGCACGAAGGGCAGGCCCACCTCCCGCATACCACGCACTGCCGGAGTTCGGAGAACGCAAACTGGGAGTTACAGAGGTCGCAAAGGAACCGGGAGAAACTCGTGGGGTCCTTGTCCGGGGGGTCCCCCGGTTTCCTTACCCTCGGGATGTCCCGCTTCAGCCGGGAGACGAGATCGTCTGGGTCCCTGCTACCGGTTGGTCTGCTCTTCCAGAGCTTCAATCCGCTCCTCCAGGTTCGAAAGGGTGGCATGCATGTTCTTCTCGAACTCCTTTAACGCATTCACCCTCTGCTCGTCGCTGGCCACGATCTTTGTCTTGTCTTCCCTCCACTTCAGGACCTTCTGGCGGTTCATCAGGGCCCATTCATCGACCATCGATTCAAACCTGCGGTCAAGGTATTCATCAACACGGCTCTCCATGGGCCGGGTAATCTCGACCCGTCCTGAAGATCCCCTGAAGTAGTAGTAGATGATGAACGCGATGATGATCAGGAGAATGATGATCAGCAATGCCTCGGCGGGTGTCATTTCCTCTTCCTCTCCTTAACGGACTCTAACCTTTTCTCAAGCTCGCCCAGTTTGGCAAAAGCCCCCGCCTCGAAACTCGAGATCTTGCGGGTCTCCTCCTCGAGGGCCATGAGACGGGCGGGAAAGTCTCCGAGATCCCCTCTCGTTGCCAGATCCCACTCGTCGATGAGCATCTTCATCCGACGGTCGAGATACCCTCCCATGTAGGAATCAAATCCCTTCATGATCCCTCCAGCTTCTTCAACTCCTTATCGAGGGCATCGGCACGCTTTTCTATAACAGGCCGTTCCTTTTCAAGACTGCTGATTTGTGTGGTCACCCGTGCCAGTCTGCGCTCCATGGTGTCGAGGTGCACGGCGGTGACCAGCCCCCACTCCTCGATAACCGCCGGCAGGTTCTGATCGAAATACCTGTCGAGGTTCTTGTCCATTGAGGGCAGTTTTTCGTCGAAATACCGGGGGATCGCCGCAAGCGATTCCCGAAACCCGTGTTTCTCCTTTACCGGTTCACCACTTCCGGTTACGTACTCGTCGCTCATCCTATTCGCTCCTCTTCTCTCTTGATCTTCTCTACCATCCGGTCCAGCTTGGCCACCTGGACCTTGTTCTCCAGCCGCTCGATCCTCTTCTCGACTTCGGTGTGCCGGGCGAAAATATCAGTCTCAAGGAGGGCGTTCTCGTCATCGATCACCTTGATGTCCTGAAGTTTCTCGGGACTCACCCGGAAGAACGGGCGCCCCTTCTGTTCCATGTCCGTCCTCATGAGGTTTATCTTCTCCTTCTCCAGGCCAATCTTCGCTTCGGTCGTCCTGGTATACATCACCCGTATCTCGCGGATGATGAAGTAGACGATGATCAGGCCGATAAAGAAGAGTATGAAGGGCCAGCTGTTCTCCACCAGCACCAGTATATCGGTCATTCTGACTCTTCTCCGGTTACTCTTGCTTCTCGCCTTTCTCGGGTTTTACTTTCTTTGCTACGGACTCCGCTCCTTTCTCGATGGACTCCTTTGCCGATGAAGCTCCGCTCTTGATACTCTCCGATGCCTTGTGCGCACCTCCTTTTATCGTTTCAGGTGCTTTCGATACCCCGGTCTTCACGCCTTCGGCCGTATCCGAAGCGCCCTTCTTAACCCTGTCCCCCAGGGGGGGACGCTTCTTGACGTTGACCATCGTACCGGGAGCGGTGCCGAGCTTCGCAATGTCCTCTGTACTGAGACGGATAGCACCTTCCTCCACAAGAGAATCGGCAAAAACAGTGACAATGACTGGTTTTTCAGTCTTTCCGGTGGTGAGCTCCACCTCGTCCCCTTCCTTGAGGTCGAGTTTCCCAAGAAGGGATTCATGAAGCCTGGCCCTCCCTTTACTGGGAAAAGCCCTCTGCTGTATCTTAAGCTCGATCGATTCCATGGGAAATCATGTACGACCAAGTTTATAAAGATTTATACCGGTTCTGCGGGTAAATATCCCCGCTCGTGCAGGATGACGAAAGACCGATCAATAAAACATATTTTTTATGTCTATGCACCAAATTAAATCAGGGATTTTACGTGAACCTGCGCAGGATAGAAAACCTGGTTCTCGGCCTCTTCGTGCTGATTTTTCTATATTACGCACTCCAGGCGCTGGTAATCGGTGATACTTTCCGGTTTTTCGTGGTCCTGATCCCGGCGCTGGCGTTTTCGCTCCTCCCCTTGGCCGTTGAGTACATTGGAAAGATCACCTTCCCGGCCGGGGTGAAGCCGCTCATCGCCCTGGCCCTCCTCCTCCATGTCGCTGGCGGAATCGACCGTTTTTACTGGAAATTTGCACCTTTTTACGACAAAGTCGCCCACGTGGTATCGGCGCTCGCCCTCCTGCTGGTAATCTTCACGTTTTTCGTTGCCCTCGATTACTATGGGGTACGCCTGAAGCTTAGGACAGTAATTCTGGCAACGATCACGATAACCGTGGTATTCTTCGTTGCCTGGGAAGTCACTGAGTTCTACATCGACGTGCTGGCCAAGACCTCGTATAACAACGGGATGGGAGACACCATCGGGGACCTGATCTCCGACGTGATCGGGTCGGCACTGGCCCTCCTGGTGATCCGTTATTACCTGTCAAGGGTCCCTCCTGGCAAGGGGATAGGGGAGCTGTTCCGGAAACGCGGTCACATACCGTAGGACCGTGTCCGATCCGATTACCCTTTTTCGAATACGAGCAGCTTCTCGACGTCGTAGTAAGAGAGGATCAGGTAATTGTCCGACACATGATACCGGGTGGTGTTGGATAAACGGGAGAGGAATTCTGCCTCCTGGCCCATAATACCGGAAGGTTCCGCACAGGACCGCTCGGTTGAAGTGAGCGTTCCGATGGTGATCAGTTCGCCCTCGACGGTGTAAGCCGCGGTATACTGGTTGCACCCGCTGTTCCCCTGGAGGGTGCCATCCGGGCTGAACTGCAGGGTGACCTCTCCGATCGCCGGAATGTCTCTGTCGTCATCTCCCCGGTAGGTCACCAGGTGCCACTGCGGTGCCGTAAGATCCCCGGGAGGCGTGGTCGAACCCGAGATCAGGCAGCCGGAAAGCGGTATCAGCACAAAAGCGAGGGAGAACAACAGGGCGATCCGGAGGTTGAAGTGGGAACGGGATGCAGGGCGTCCAGGGGTCATAAGGGTATCAGGTGAAGCATTACACCAAGAAAAAAATTAATTTTCCGGCTTTCGCCTTACCAGGAGCACCAGGAGGGCCACCGCCGCCACTCCTATGAAAGCGGCGCTCCCCGTCGTCGGAGTCGGAGTGGGAGTCGTTACCTGTACCATGGTTGCCGAGACCTGGGTGGTCTGTCCCGCGGTCACCTGGATCTGGGAGGAGTAGTCCTGGTATCCGTTCAGCTTCAGGAGAAGTGAATGAGTCCCCGGGGTAATGGAGTCTATCGTGGAGGGGGTGATCCCCTTGAACACATTGTCAAGGTAGATATCCGCATCCGTAGGGGAGGACGAGATGGCGATGCTGCCGGTATCCGGCTTCTGGGGATTGGGGGTGAGGGTTACGGAAAGGACGAGGTTCTGGCCGGCATACACCGTCCCGCTGGTGGTGTAGTCCTGGTACCCCGTTTTCGAGAGGAGGAGGGTATGGTACCCCGGAGTGACCTGAGTGGAGACGAGTGGCCTGTTGGGGATAGTCTGGCCTACGTACTTCCCGTCGGCATAGACATATGCACCCGAGGGGTCTGAGGTAAGCGATACCGTACCGTAGATCGGCGACGGATCCTTGGCCAGGGTTGCCGAGATGTGTGTCACCGATCCTGCCTGGACCGTCGCCGTGGTGATGTAATCCTGGTAGCCTGCAAGGGAGAGGATCACCGTATGGCTTCCGGCGGCGAGGCTCCCGACCGAGGTGGGGGTGATCCCCTGGTAAATGCCGTCAACGTAGGCTGCGGCACCGCTCGGGCTCGAACTGATCGAAAGCGTCCCGGTGCTGACGACCGGTGAGAGTTGTGCATTCACGACGGAGGTCTGGGCCTTGTACACGGTCACGCTGCTGAAATACGTCTGATATCCTGACAGGTACACTGAAATCTCGTGAGATCCGACGGGAACATTGGTGAAGTATGCCGGGGTGGTCTGGGACTGACCCCGGTCGAGATATGCTATCGCACCCGAGGGATAGGACTGCACGTTGATCTGCCCGGTCGAGGCACTTGGCGTCAGGGTCGCGGAGATGGTGATAGTCTGGCCGTCCTGGGGGTTCCCGTTATAGGTCTGGGTATAGGTGTCGTACCCCGGGAGGCTGATCGTGATCGTGTGCTTCGGGTTCCCGGTGATTGAAACCGGGATGGTCACCGGAGTCTCTCCCGCGTATGGCCCGTCGAAATACACGTCTGCACCCGAGGGGAAGGACGAGATCAGGAAATAGCCGGTCCCTTGCCCCGGCGCGATCGGCTGCGTTATCTCCGGCGTTGCCGGGAGGGTCACGGGTTGGTATGCTGAAACGATCGGCATGCATGCGAGCATCAGGCCGATCGATAAAATCAGGGTGAGAAGAATTTTTGGAGTCATATTCACCTCTTGCTCTGGAAAAGTAGGTGGCGATTGCTTTATATAAGGATATCGGCACAAACACGGACAATCCCCCGGGAGCACACCTGTAAAAACGGAATCCGTGCCTGCGTTGAAAGATACCGGTCATTTCAGGCCCTCGCAGGGATCCGGGATGTTTACCGGGGTCGAAACGCGGGGGTCCCGGCAGGAGCAGGTATACCTGGATCGTAACGAGGGAGATCCGCCAGAACGGGATGCGTTATGCAAAAAGGATGTATGATAAAGGGCCAAACCCTAACGCCTTTTTATTTTCATCTTCACGAGGTCTCTTACTGTCGGCCCTTCGATTACCTGCCCTTCGGGATTATAGCGTGAGCCGTGACACGGGCAGTCCCATGACCCCTCCGCATTGTTCCACCTGACTCTGCAGCCCATATGCATACAGGTCGGATCGAGAGTATGCTCGTTTCCTGCGGCATCTTTGTAAATGGCGACCTTCTTCTCCCCGATTTTGATGACAGAGCCTTCGCCGTTCGGGACGGACGCAAGTTCCTTATAATACGGGCCTGACGGGGTTTCTATCTCGCCACCCGCAGCCTTCAGGAATTCTTCCAGCCCTCCTTCGGGCAGTTCCCCCGCTTCGAATCTCGACGGCGAGAACACCTCCGCCCAGGGACTCGAACGTCCACTGACCAGGTCGGTAAGGATCATGGCCGCAGCGGTCCCGGCCGTCATCCCCCATTTGTTGAATCCCGTCGCGACAAAGATCCTCTCGTGCCCCTCTGCGATCTGGCCGATATACGGAACTCTGTCCGGGGTGAAATAGTCCTGCGCAGACCAGTGGTAGTCTATCCATCGCACGTCATACACAGTCCGTGCGTATGCTTCGAGCCCCCGGTAGTTGGCGCGCGTATCGGTGACAGATCCCGTCGGATGCTCTTCACCGGTCACGATGACCAGTTCCTTCCCGGAATCCCGGTGTGAGCGCCAGGAATGAACGGTCCCGGCGGCATTGATGAACATGCCTTCCGGGAAGGGGTCGTCTATCCGGGCACCGATTGCGTATGATCTCGAGGGCGAAAGCCTGGAGAAGTACGTTCCAGGGCGGTCGAACACCGGATAATGCGTCGCCAGGACCACCGCATCCGATTCAAGATCCCCGCCCGCGGTGGTGACCTTCACGTAGTCCTTGATCTCTGTGAGATCGAGCGCCCTGGTATTCTCGAAAATATGGCTCCCGTTGCCTGGGATCCTTGCGGCGAGACCAAGGAGATATTTTCTCGGGTGAAACTGTGCCTGGTTATCCACCCGGACGGCACCGTGCGATTCCACGGGGAGGGGTATCTCTTCCACGAATCGTGCGGGAAGGCCGAGTACCTTTGCAGTATCGGCCTCCCTCTCGACCCCGGGTCTTGAAGATTCCGATTCTGCATAGGTATAAGCCGGTTTCCGCACGAAGCCGCAATCGATCGAGAGCTCCCTGACGAGATCACCCACTTTCTCGATCGCGTTCTGGTTCGCGTCGGCGTACTGCCGGGCTTTACTGCTCCCGAAGGAATCGACCAGGTGGCCGTAGATGAGCCGGTGCAGCGAGGTCAGTTTCGCCGTGGTGTAACCAGTCGTCCCGCTGACAATCCGCCCGGCCTCAACGAGGGCTACCGTGAAACCTGAATGTTTCAGGAGGTATGCCGCGGTTACACCGGCGATCCCACCCCCGAGAACGGTGACATCCACCCTTCCGTCACCTGCGAGCGGGGGAAATGCGGTCTTTTCCGAAGTCGCGATCCAGTAGGACTCCGCCATTCCGGGGAGTTCGGTGCAGTGTTCCGTATCGTCCGACATATTCCTCCGGTCATCAGGTTTTTTTTGCGTTAAATCATGAAGACCCACGAAAAATATTTAATGTTATTCCCTTCTCGTCGAAGAATTTCAGGTGTTTTTGGGCGAATAAGTGGACTTGTACCACCCCTTTATCCGGTCTCTCTCTATACGTCTCCGAAATACCCTTTCTGCCAGCAACCCGATAAAGTTGTAGAGCGGGTTCACCCGGACGTCCACGTAATATCTCCTGCCCGGGTCGAACCATCCATGCTCCTTCCAGTACTCATGATCCAGGGGAGCCTCTTCCGCGAGGATGTTGAACGAACAGCGCTGGGCATGGAATACTATGACGTCCATAAACGACGGAGATCTCCGCGTTTTACGCCGGAGCGCTTCGAGGAATTTTTTTCCGGCCAGGTCAAGTTCGTCCTCCTGTTCCGGGGTGAACCACCGCGTGCCCCCGACCCTGGGCGTGATGAGCCCTGCGCCCGTCACCACCTCGAACCCCCAAATCCTGGCGACCATATCCAGGTATTTGATCACGTCCTTCTGACCGAGCGCCCCTGTAGTCGAGAGGAGCAGGGCCTTTTTCTCAAAGAACCTCGGACGGTGAAAGACATAGGAGAACCGGTCGATAAATGTCTTCATAAGTCCGGTGACATTCATCCCGAATACAGGCGACGCGAAGATTACTCCGTCGGCATCCTCGAGCCTCTGCAGTATCAGGGATGCATCGTCCTCGATAGGGCAAAAACCCTCACCCTTCATGAAACAAACAAAACAACCCCTGCAGGGGGACAGGTTGGCCTCCGAGAGCATCAGGTAATCGAACTCCACGGCGGACCTTCGCCTCATGGACTCCTCGATCTTCTTTGCTGCGGCATAGGTGTTTCCCTTGTGCGGGCTGCCCATTATTACAAGGACCTTCATTAAAATCGAGAAACTCTACGACAATCATAGTTCTAAACAATTGCGGTGGGAGCTGGTAGTTCACCGGGTCAACGATAGGAACCGTCGTATTACACTCGCGTGACACGAACATCCCCGTGGAACATCCGGTGAGGAAAGGCCGGGCCCGATAAGGGGGGTTTATATTGTCCCGTTCACTCCTGTTGTATCAGCAATGGGTGATCGGTGATGTTTATCGTGGGCCATCGCGGAGCCAGGGCACTGGAGCCCGAGAATACCCTCCGGGCGATCCGTCGTGGGATGGGATGTGCCGATTACGTGGAGATCGACGCCCGGATGACCAATGACGGGAGAGTCGTGGTGATACACGATCCTACCCTGGACAGGACTACCGACGGGACGGGCGAGGTGAAGGAATACCCCTTCGATACCTTGCGGGAGTTCGATGCGGGCCTCGGAGAACGCATTCCTGCACTGGAGGAGGTCTCCCGGGAAGTGAAGGATACCTGCGGGCTCTTCGTAGAAATAAAAGAAGAGGGGAGCGAAGAGGATATCTGCAGGATAATCAGGGACTCGGGGCCCTCCGACGTGTATTTCGTCTCGTTTCACCAGGAAAGCCTGTCCAGGGTAAAGGAACTGCTTCCCGGTGCGCGGACAGGGCTAATCTTCTCGAAAGATACCGGGGACTCTTTTCGACGCGCCATCACGATCAAGACCCATGCAATTCTCCCCAAATTTACTCTCCTCTCGGAAGATCTGGTTACGAAAGCGCACAAGGAGCATCTCCAGGTAATTCCCTGGACTTTGAACGGAGAACCCGAGTTCGCCAGGGCACAACGGCTCGGGGTTGACGGGTTCGCCACCGACGATCCCTGCAAAGCACGGGAGTTTTTCAAGGGGAGGGTGACATGAACTTTCCTGAACCGGTAACTTACCGGGCGCGGGAAGACCCCGGAGCCGTCAGGAAGGTGCCTGCGGCACCATGAACGTGCTGATGGGAATCGGGAACACGCTCCTTGGAGATGACGGGGTCGGGAGTTATATCGCCTCAAGGTTCAGGGACGATGACTGGACCGTGTTCGATTGCGGGACCGTGCCCGAGAATTTCACCTCTCCTGTGCGGAAGGTGCACCCCGGGATCCTGATCCTCGTGGACGCGGCGGAGATGGGGCTCACCCCCGGAGAGTTCAGGGTGGTCCCGCCCGACC
This window harbors:
- a CDS encoding META domain-containing protein; translation: MTPGRPASRSHFNLRIALLFSLAFVLIPLSGCLISGSTTPPGDLTAPQWHLVTYRGDDDRDIPAIGEVTLQFSPDGTLQGNSGCNQYTAAYTVEGELITIGTLTSTERSCAEPSGIMGQEAEFLSRLSNTTRYHVSDNYLILSYYDVEKLLVFEKG
- a CDS encoding DedA family protein translates to MPADPLNLILNFDSTFPAYIHEYGIWIYLLIFVVIFIECGVVFLPLTGNPILFVGGIAASDGSLNPFLLIMVGVLAAYSGYVVSYWSGNYFGLKFLQERYPGLFDKEHVEKTTVFFERYGSETIIISHYIPMVRKFAPFIAGIWRMDQHKFAVYNLLGALLWTVPLVLIGFFLGKLPFFQAILPFLVIIVVAIIIVSIVATIAMMRPRKNKTE
- a CDS encoding flavodoxin family protein; translation: MKVLVIMGSPHKGNTYAAAKKIEESMRRRSAVEFDYLMLSEANLSPCRGCFVCFMKGEGFCPIEDDASLILQRLEDADGVIFASPVFGMNVTGLMKTFIDRFSYVFHRPRFFEKKALLLSTTGALGQKDVIKYLDMVARIWGFEVVTGAGLITPRVGGTRWFTPEQEDELDLAGKKFLEALRRKTRRSPSFMDVIVFHAQRCSFNILAEEAPLDHEYWKEHGWFDPGRRYYVDVRVNPLYNFIGLLAERVFRRRIERDRIKGWYKSTYSPKNT
- a CDS encoding HdeD family acid-resistance protein translates to MTETSMAPAGMMEAAHFFPWWAVLIQGLVAFIIGILFLYYPYSTLFVLVVFLGAYWFVNGIFSLISLGMDKTHMGWKIVIGLMGIIAGILILAYPYYSTIIVPTIFVIMIGVWGIIMGFLGLGAAFKGAGWGVGLLGILGIIFGFVILINPLITALFLPYILGVFGIVGGLSAIVYSFKLKGEQAAPAA
- a CDS encoding FAD-dependent oxidoreductase, which produces MSDDTEHCTELPGMAESYWIATSEKTAFPPLAGDGRVDVTVLGGGIAGVTAAYLLKHSGFTVALVEAGRIVSGTTGYTTAKLTSLHRLIYGHLVDSFGSSKARQYADANQNAIEKVGDLVRELSIDCGFVRKPAYTYAESESSRPGVEREADTAKVLGLPARFVEEIPLPVESHGAVRVDNQAQFHPRKYLLGLAARIPGNGSHIFENTRALDLTEIKDYVKVTTAGGDLESDAVVLATHYPVFDRPGTYFSRLSPSRSYAIGARIDDPFPEGMFINAAGTVHSWRSHRDSGKELVIVTGEEHPTGSVTDTRANYRGLEAYARTVYDVRWIDYHWSAQDYFTPDRVPYIGQIAEGHERIFVATGFNKWGMTAGTAAAMILTDLVSGRSSPWAEVFSPSRFEAGELPEGGLEEFLKAAGGEIETPSGPYYKELASVPNGEGSVIKIGEKKVAIYKDAAGNEHTLDPTCMHMGCRVRWNNAEGSWDCPCHGSRYNPEGQVIEGPTVRDLVKMKIKRR
- a CDS encoding PEGA domain-containing protein, which translates into the protein MTPKILLTLILSIGLMLACMPIVSAYQPVTLPATPEITQPIAPGQGTGYFLISSFPSGADVYFDGPYAGETPVTIPVSITGNPKHTITISLPGYDTYTQTYNGNPQDGQTITISATLTPSASTGQINVQSYPSGAIAYLDRGQSQTTPAYFTNVPVGSHEISVYLSGYQTYFSSVTVYKAQTSVVNAQLSPVVSTGTLSISSSPSGAAAYVDGIYQGITPTSVGSLAAGSHTVILSLAGYQDYITTATVQAGSVTHISATLAKDPSPIYGTVSLTSDPSGAYVYADGKYVGQTIPNRPLVSTQVTPGYHTLLLSKTGYQDYTTSGTVYAGQNLVLSVTLTPNPQKPDTGSIAISSSPTDADIYLDNVFKGITPSTIDSITPGTHSLLLKLNGYQDYSSQIQVTAGQTTQVSATMVQVTTPTPTPTTGSAAFIGVAAVALLVLLVRRKPEN
- the hycI gene encoding hydrogenase maturation peptidase HycI; this translates as MNVLMGIGNTLLGDDGVGSYIASRFRDDDWTVFDCGTVPENFTSPVRKVHPGILILVDAAEMGLTPGEFRVVPPDRIADVSIGTHALPLSHLIDYLSPDAGRIVFVGIQPESMIMGDGLSPAVKEGADRFMDLLREGSFREILEYDEDQG
- a CDS encoding glycerophosphodiester phosphodiesterase produces the protein MFIVGHRGARALEPENTLRAIRRGMGCADYVEIDARMTNDGRVVVIHDPTLDRTTDGTGEVKEYPFDTLREFDAGLGERIPALEEVSREVKDTCGLFVEIKEEGSEEDICRIIRDSGPSDVYFVSFHQESLSRVKELLPGARTGLIFSKDTGDSFRRAITIKTHAILPKFTLLSEDLVTKAHKEHLQVIPWTLNGEPEFARAQRLGVDGFATDDPCKAREFFKGRVT
- a CDS encoding metallophosphoesterase, with the translated sequence MQKDLPRPYQRHYLAVILLFSLVSTTGLMFWDSGTMEISTLTVNGTPGRIVFLADPHIRPNNLDQARGVVERINALHPSLVLIGGDFVYRSGDDLSLQEVWSEIDAPVYAVLGNHDYNAGIKGSGVEGKVACAMEEVLRLHDYNTSEFYSDTCDDAYADALEAVLEKNGVTVLRNEWVTVPAGGGNVTLVGVDDIWAGNAAVPGDVPGDFTIYMVHEPVETRYPDADLILSGHTHGGQFDILPLQLLNSVGLIRTGGLYWNGDIPVFITRGLGTSNFEHEYRLGATPEIVVIDPGTGVSGPAGIPATARDFLTGLVSIRAL